A window of Streptomyces sp. SAI-127 contains these coding sequences:
- a CDS encoding LacI family DNA-binding transcriptional regulator gives MDGDRAPVMADVARIAGVSHQTVSRVLNDHPNVRPRTRERVLAAVRELGYRPNAAARTLASRRTRTLGVISFNTTLYGPACMLYGIEQAAREHEYSVTVAAVGTLDRHSVLDAVDRLRDQNVAGIVVIAPQTAAVGALANVPADVPLVAVGCGTHTALVSVAVDNEAGAELATSYLLDLGHRTVHHLVGPRSWLDAQEREAGWRAALEKRGAPVPEPLAGADWTARTGYEHGRRIAADPEVTAVFCANDHLALGLLRALQQAGRRVPEDISVVGFDDMPEAEYFGPSLTTVRQDFDELGRRALRALIELVGDPDSGIPASGERPHIVIPPSLVVRTSATRPRPRTESPT, from the coding sequence ATGGACGGCGATCGCGCACCGGTGATGGCGGACGTGGCCCGGATCGCGGGGGTCTCGCACCAGACCGTCTCCCGGGTCCTCAACGACCACCCCAACGTCCGCCCCCGCACCCGGGAACGCGTGCTCGCCGCCGTCCGCGAACTCGGCTACCGGCCCAACGCCGCCGCCCGCACCCTGGCGTCCCGCCGCACCCGCACCCTGGGTGTGATCAGCTTCAACACCACGCTCTACGGCCCCGCTTGCATGCTCTACGGCATCGAGCAGGCGGCCAGGGAGCACGAGTACTCCGTCACCGTGGCCGCGGTCGGCACACTCGACCGGCACTCGGTGCTGGACGCCGTGGACCGGCTGCGCGACCAGAACGTGGCGGGGATCGTCGTCATCGCGCCGCAGACCGCGGCGGTGGGCGCACTCGCCAACGTGCCTGCGGACGTGCCCCTGGTCGCGGTCGGCTGCGGCACCCACACCGCGCTGGTCTCGGTCGCCGTGGACAACGAGGCGGGTGCCGAACTGGCCACCTCCTACCTGCTCGACCTCGGCCATCGCACGGTGCACCACCTGGTCGGGCCGCGTTCCTGGCTCGACGCGCAGGAACGCGAGGCCGGCTGGCGCGCCGCCCTGGAGAAGCGGGGGGCTCCCGTGCCCGAACCGCTGGCCGGTGCCGACTGGACGGCTCGTACCGGATACGAGCACGGCCGTCGGATCGCCGCCGACCCCGAGGTCACCGCGGTGTTCTGCGCCAACGACCACCTGGCCCTCGGCCTGCTGCGGGCCCTGCAGCAGGCAGGACGCCGGGTGCCGGAGGACATCAGCGTCGTGGGTTTCGACGACATGCCGGAGGCCGAGTACTTCGGCCCGTCGCTGACCACCGTCCGCCAGGACTTCGACGAACTCGGCCGCCGCGCCCTGCGGGCGCTGATCGAGCTCGTCGGTGATCCGGATTCCGGGATCCCGGCATCCGGCGAGAGACCCCACATCGTCATACCGCCCAGCCTCGTCGTGCGGACCTCGGCGACCCGCCCGCGACCTCGAACGGAAAGTCCCACATGA
- the araB gene encoding ribulokinase, protein MNAGQETVTNPEPCVVGVDFGTLSGRAVVVRVRDGAELGTAEHAYRHAVLDRELPDGTGLPPDWALQIPSDYVDVLRHAVPAALAAAGVRPEQVIGIGTDFTACTVLPVLADGTPLCELPEYASRPHSYVKLWRHHAAQAQADRITALAAERKETWLPRYGGKISSEWEFAKALQVLEEDPEIYDRTERWVEAADWIVWRLCGTYVRNACTAGYKGQLQDGAYPSRAYLEALNPGFADFVTEKLEQPIGQLGGFAGGLTSEAAAWTGLPEGIAVCVGNVDAHVTAPAAGAVEPGQMVAIMGTSTCHVMSSDRHETVPGMCGVVDGGILPGLWGYEAGQSGVGDIFGWFVRTGFPAAYAEQAAVLGRDAHEHLTALAAGQRVGEHGLIALDWHSGNRSVLVDHDLSGVMVGLTLSTRPEDVYRALLEATAFGTRTIIEAFETSGVPVGELIIAGGLTKNALLMQIYADVTRRPLGVIGSAQGPALGAAMHAAVAAGAYPDIQAAARSMGKADRGVYQPDPERAAAYDRLYAEYRLLHDYFGRGANEVMHRLRRLRAEASA, encoded by the coding sequence GTGAACGCCGGACAAGAGACAGTCACGAACCCCGAACCCTGCGTCGTAGGAGTCGACTTCGGGACGCTGTCCGGAAGGGCTGTGGTGGTCCGCGTGCGGGACGGCGCGGAGTTGGGGACGGCCGAGCACGCGTACCGGCACGCGGTCCTGGACCGGGAACTGCCGGACGGTACGGGACTGCCCCCGGACTGGGCCCTCCAGATCCCGTCGGACTACGTCGACGTGCTCCGCCACGCGGTGCCGGCAGCGCTCGCGGCAGCCGGTGTGCGCCCTGAGCAAGTGATCGGCATCGGCACGGACTTCACCGCCTGCACGGTGCTGCCGGTGCTCGCCGACGGCACACCCCTGTGCGAGCTGCCCGAATACGCCTCCCGCCCCCACTCCTACGTCAAGCTCTGGCGCCACCACGCCGCCCAGGCCCAGGCCGACCGGATCACCGCACTGGCCGCCGAACGGAAGGAGACGTGGCTGCCGCGGTACGGCGGGAAGATCTCCTCCGAGTGGGAGTTCGCCAAGGCCCTCCAGGTGCTGGAGGAGGACCCCGAGATCTACGACCGCACGGAGCGGTGGGTGGAAGCGGCGGACTGGATCGTCTGGCGGCTGTGCGGCACGTACGTCCGCAACGCCTGCACCGCCGGTTACAAGGGCCAGCTCCAGGACGGCGCCTACCCCTCCCGTGCCTACCTGGAGGCGCTCAACCCCGGCTTCGCCGACTTCGTGACGGAGAAGCTGGAGCAGCCGATCGGCCAACTCGGTGGTTTCGCGGGTGGGTTGACGTCCGAGGCGGCGGCCTGGACCGGACTGCCCGAGGGCATCGCGGTCTGCGTGGGCAACGTCGACGCCCATGTGACGGCACCCGCGGCGGGCGCGGTGGAGCCGGGGCAGATGGTGGCCATCATGGGCACCTCGACCTGCCATGTGATGAGCTCCGACCGCCACGAGACGGTGCCCGGCATGTGCGGCGTGGTCGACGGCGGCATCCTGCCGGGGCTGTGGGGTTACGAGGCCGGGCAGAGCGGCGTAGGCGACATCTTCGGCTGGTTCGTCCGCACCGGATTCCCCGCCGCGTACGCCGAACAGGCCGCCGTCCTCGGCCGTGACGCGCACGAACACCTGACGGCTCTCGCGGCCGGGCAACGGGTGGGCGAGCACGGGCTGATCGCGTTGGACTGGCACAGCGGCAACCGTTCCGTCCTGGTCGACCACGACCTCAGCGGTGTGATGGTCGGCCTGACACTGTCGACCCGGCCCGAGGACGTCTACCGCGCGCTCCTGGAGGCCACCGCCTTCGGTACCCGGACCATCATCGAGGCGTTCGAGACGTCCGGGGTGCCGGTCGGCGAGCTGATCATCGCGGGCGGCCTGACGAAGAACGCGCTGCTCATGCAGATCTACGCCGACGTCACCCGCCGCCCCCTCGGCGTCATCGGCTCCGCCCAGGGCCCCGCCCTCGGCGCGGCGATGCACGCCGCGGTGGCGGCGGGGGCGTACCCCGACATCCAGGCGGCCGCCCGGTCCATGGGCAAGGCCGACCGCGGCGTTTACCAGCCGGACCCGGAACGCGCCGCAGCCTACGACCGCCTCTACGCCGAATACCGGCTCCTGCACGACTACTTCGGCCGCGGAGCCAACGAGGTCATGCACCGGCTAAGGCGTCTGCGCGCCGAGGCCTCCGCCTGA
- a CDS encoding sugar ABC transporter ATP-binding protein gives MTATKNAPDDVPDNAPNDVPDNAPDRAVTARLRGVHKSYGPVRVLDLPELDLYAGQVIGVVGENGAGKSTLMGTLAGSVHRDGGEILIDGEPLAAGSTEAAGQLGIAMVSQEFPLVGQLSVAENLLLGRRPRQSKRRLLVDRTAQRAEAKAMLAEIGLSAETIEVNREVRTLPVPTRQMIEIAKAWGREPKLLILDEPTSSLGPVEAQMVLGLARQLADRGGTVLFIGHRLDEVREISDRVLVLRNGRLVADLEPAEADEERLIREMVGGEVAQGEPKAPPATSPVLLQTEGLTADGLGPVDLDVREGEILGVAGLMGSGRSRLVHTIAGAQPSTGGRMLLGGTPYRPRGAGDGVAAGIALIPEDRKEQSLVLFASIRANVVVSVLKRISTRGLLAPGRERAEARKITENVNVRMQSVEQPIGSLSGGNQQRAIFGRAFAAEPRLLLLDEPTRGVDVGAKAEIYKLIDHAAEQGMGIVVASSELEELLWICHRIAVMNHGRVVTVIDRADATKERIMTAAAGTSSLDQHRPTSSLDEHHVTNGATA, from the coding sequence ATGACGGCCACCAAGAACGCCCCGGACGACGTCCCGGACAACGCCCCGAACGACGTCCCGGACAACGCCCCGGACCGCGCGGTCACCGCGCGGCTGCGGGGGGTGCACAAGTCCTACGGGCCGGTGCGCGTCCTCGACCTGCCCGAACTCGACCTCTACGCCGGCCAGGTGATCGGCGTGGTCGGCGAGAACGGCGCCGGGAAGTCCACGCTCATGGGCACGCTGGCCGGATCGGTGCACCGGGACGGCGGCGAGATCCTGATCGACGGGGAACCACTCGCCGCCGGGTCCACCGAGGCCGCGGGGCAGCTCGGCATCGCCATGGTCTCCCAGGAGTTCCCCCTGGTCGGACAGCTCTCGGTGGCCGAGAACCTGCTCCTCGGCCGCCGCCCGCGCCAGTCGAAGCGACGGCTGCTGGTGGACCGTACGGCACAGCGGGCCGAGGCGAAGGCGATGCTCGCGGAGATCGGTCTGTCCGCCGAGACGATCGAGGTGAACCGGGAGGTCCGCACCCTTCCGGTGCCGACCCGCCAGATGATCGAGATCGCCAAGGCCTGGGGCCGCGAACCCAAGCTGCTGATCCTGGACGAGCCGACCTCCTCACTGGGGCCGGTCGAGGCCCAGATGGTGCTGGGCCTGGCCCGCCAACTCGCCGACCGCGGCGGGACCGTGCTGTTCATCGGACACCGCCTCGACGAGGTGCGGGAGATCAGCGACCGCGTCCTGGTGCTGCGCAACGGCAGGCTGGTAGCCGACCTCGAACCGGCCGAGGCCGACGAGGAACGGCTGATCCGGGAGATGGTCGGCGGCGAGGTCGCGCAGGGCGAACCGAAGGCACCGCCCGCGACGAGCCCGGTCCTGCTTCAGACCGAGGGCCTGACCGCGGACGGTCTCGGACCGGTCGACCTGGACGTACGGGAGGGCGAGATCCTGGGCGTGGCCGGGCTGATGGGTTCGGGCCGCAGCCGCCTGGTCCACACGATCGCCGGGGCACAGCCCTCGACGGGTGGCCGGATGCTGCTGGGCGGCACGCCCTACCGGCCGCGGGGCGCGGGCGACGGCGTGGCGGCGGGGATCGCGCTGATCCCCGAGGACCGCAAGGAGCAGTCGCTCGTCCTGTTCGCGTCGATCCGGGCGAACGTCGTCGTCTCGGTGCTCAAGCGGATCAGCACCCGGGGTCTGCTCGCACCGGGCCGGGAACGTGCCGAGGCACGGAAGATCACCGAGAACGTCAACGTGCGGATGCAGTCGGTGGAGCAGCCGATCGGCTCGCTGTCCGGCGGCAACCAGCAACGCGCCATCTTCGGCCGGGCGTTCGCCGCCGAACCGCGTCTGCTGCTGCTCGACGAGCCGACCCGTGGCGTGGACGTGGGCGCGAAGGCGGAGATCTACAAGCTGATCGACCACGCGGCGGAGCAGGGCATGGGGATCGTGGTCGCCTCCTCCGAACTGGAGGAGCTGCTGTGGATCTGCCACCGCATCGCGGTGATGAACCACGGGCGGGTGGTCACGGTCATCGACCGGGCCGACGCCACCAAGGAACGGATCATGACGGCCGCGGCCGGCACCTCCTCACTCGACCAGCACCGACCGACGAGTTCCCTCGACGAGCACCACGTGACGAACGGAGCCACAGCATGA
- a CDS encoding ABC transporter permease — MSAQTTLAPNEVAPRSRSAVSTLARRLAASPEAGVIIACVVVFAAIAANAETYTAVGNLQVMGRDLSQVGILAIGEALVILTGGIDLSVGALAGLAGILAGWLNVNEGLPAPLAILLTLVITACVGLWHGVMVTRLNVPPFVITLVTYTVAQGTALAITSGSPINNLDPMFSNLSQFYLGEVPVPALFFVGAAAVAWFVLERTYVGRQIYAVGGNKEAARLAGIPTARRITSTYVASAALAGLVGILVIGRMNVADPSVGAGWELTAIAAAVVGGMSLSGGEGRIAGIAAGAILLEFITNGLLALKVSPYDQQVVQGAVLGVAILLDRARARYFGRSRS; from the coding sequence ATGAGCGCGCAGACCACGCTCGCCCCGAACGAGGTCGCACCGCGCTCCCGTTCGGCCGTATCGACCCTCGCCCGCAGACTCGCCGCCTCCCCGGAGGCCGGCGTGATCATCGCCTGCGTGGTGGTGTTCGCGGCGATCGCCGCCAACGCGGAGACGTACACGGCGGTGGGCAACCTCCAGGTGATGGGCCGCGACCTCTCGCAGGTCGGGATCCTCGCGATCGGTGAGGCGCTGGTCATCCTGACCGGTGGCATCGACCTGTCGGTGGGCGCGCTGGCCGGTCTGGCCGGCATCCTGGCCGGCTGGCTGAACGTCAACGAGGGCCTGCCCGCCCCCCTCGCGATCCTGCTCACACTGGTGATCACCGCCTGCGTCGGTCTCTGGCACGGCGTCATGGTCACCCGCCTCAACGTGCCGCCCTTCGTGATCACCCTGGTCACCTACACCGTGGCGCAGGGCACGGCGCTCGCTATCACCAGCGGCTCGCCCATCAACAACCTCGACCCGATGTTCAGCAACCTGAGCCAGTTCTACCTCGGCGAAGTACCGGTCCCCGCCCTGTTCTTCGTCGGTGCGGCGGCCGTCGCCTGGTTCGTGCTGGAGCGCACCTACGTGGGCCGCCAGATCTACGCGGTCGGCGGCAACAAGGAGGCCGCCCGGCTGGCCGGCATCCCGACCGCCCGCCGGATCACCTCCACCTACGTCGCCAGCGCGGCCCTCGCCGGCCTGGTCGGCATCCTGGTGATCGGCCGTATGAACGTGGCCGACCCCTCCGTCGGCGCCGGCTGGGAACTGACCGCGATCGCCGCCGCGGTGGTCGGCGGGATGTCACTCTCGGGCGGTGAGGGCCGTATCGCGGGGATCGCGGCGGGCGCCATCCTGCTGGAGTTCATCACCAACGGCCTGCTCGCCCTCAAGGTCAGCCCCTACGACCAGCAGGTCGTCCAGGGAGCGGTCCTCGGCGTCGCCATCCTGCTGGACCGGGCGCGCGCTCGTTACTTCGGCAGGAGTCGGAGTTAG
- the araD gene encoding L-ribulose-5-phosphate 4-epimerase AraD, with translation MTVRVRDGLREEVLRANLAIPQVGLATLTWGNVSGVDREAGVFVIKPSGVPYEDLALDDLVTVRLSDGAVVDGDLRPSTDTETHRCLYRAFPSIGGVTHTHSTHAVAFAQARRDIPVLGTTHADTFNGPIPVTRDLTAEECTKDYEYNTGVVIVDLLGEEDQKAVEVPAALVANHGPFTWGTTARKSLEHAIICEAVADIALHTLSLSPAAPPPSHLLDRHYTRKHGPDAYYGNPDIPTARPGGEKSMEQR, from the coding sequence ATGACCGTACGAGTCCGTGACGGCCTGCGAGAGGAGGTCCTGAGGGCGAACCTCGCCATCCCCCAGGTAGGCCTGGCAACCCTGACGTGGGGCAACGTCAGCGGGGTCGACCGCGAGGCGGGGGTCTTCGTCATCAAGCCGTCGGGCGTGCCCTACGAGGATCTCGCTCTCGACGACCTGGTGACGGTCCGTCTGTCCGACGGCGCCGTGGTGGACGGCGACCTGCGCCCCTCCACGGACACCGAGACCCACCGCTGCCTCTACCGCGCCTTCCCCTCCATCGGCGGCGTCACCCACACCCACTCCACGCATGCTGTCGCGTTCGCCCAGGCCCGCCGCGACATCCCCGTCCTCGGCACCACCCACGCCGACACCTTCAACGGACCCATCCCCGTCACTCGTGACCTCACCGCCGAGGAGTGCACGAAGGACTACGAGTACAACACCGGCGTCGTCATCGTGGACCTGTTGGGGGAGGAGGACCAGAAGGCGGTCGAGGTCCCGGCGGCCCTCGTGGCGAACCACGGCCCCTTCACCTGGGGCACCACCGCCCGCAAGTCCCTGGAACACGCGATCATCTGCGAAGCCGTCGCCGACATCGCCCTGCACACCCTGTCCCTGTCCCCGGCCGCCCCACCTCCCAGCCACCTGCTCGACCGCCACTACACCCGCAAACACGGACCTGACGCGTACTACGGCAACCCGGACATACCTACGGCTCGACCTGGTGGAGAGAAGTCTATGGAACAGCGCTGA
- a CDS encoding DUF4240 domain-containing protein — MTEEDFWSLIDLLGGAANQRTTPALKEALARQGEARVEEFADRLTEKMGRLADVPLSGIPAQDVSDPSGAQPVPLAGDALINLHFAVVAAGIEQFQQILRNPGHVAERAWDFSESDSLAEAVSKAYEVATGKPWLGPLPGFLVDEPEDPTAIAKSETPWLNLALHGENEIPSAYFDAAGTVVEMIHDDPQWRAWWSSAEQLSLEIDIDYTSQAENSRVATRKGRAWASFRRSGSRFRGLNKSRLAYLATTDLDAVLALVSTSLRMPTPPQVPRPAHATAPTRQDDTARARLEELRQRHREGP; from the coding sequence ATGACAGAAGAAGACTTCTGGTCCCTCATCGATCTTCTCGGAGGTGCGGCAAACCAGCGAACCACTCCCGCCTTGAAGGAGGCCCTGGCTCGCCAGGGGGAGGCTCGCGTCGAAGAATTCGCCGACAGGCTGACGGAGAAGATGGGCCGGCTTGCGGATGTACCTCTGTCGGGAATCCCTGCCCAAGACGTGAGTGATCCGTCAGGCGCACAGCCGGTGCCACTGGCCGGTGACGCTCTCATCAATCTTCATTTCGCGGTGGTAGCCGCAGGCATCGAACAGTTCCAACAAATCCTGAGAAATCCGGGTCACGTGGCTGAGCGCGCCTGGGACTTCAGTGAATCGGACAGCCTTGCGGAGGCTGTGTCCAAAGCCTACGAAGTCGCCACCGGAAAACCCTGGCTGGGCCCACTGCCAGGGTTCCTTGTGGACGAACCAGAGGATCCGACGGCCATCGCGAAGAGTGAAACACCCTGGCTCAACCTCGCGCTGCACGGTGAGAACGAGATTCCCTCAGCGTATTTCGATGCGGCCGGCACTGTAGTTGAGATGATCCACGACGATCCACAGTGGCGGGCCTGGTGGTCGAGCGCCGAGCAGCTCAGCTTGGAAATCGATATCGATTACACCTCACAGGCGGAAAACAGTCGCGTCGCTACACGAAAAGGACGGGCTTGGGCCTCGTTCCGCAGGAGCGGTTCTCGCTTCCGTGGGCTGAACAAGAGCCGTCTCGCCTACCTCGCAACCACGGATCTGGACGCAGTTCTCGCACTCGTATCCACGTCTCTGCGCATGCCCACGCCACCCCAAGTACCTCGTCCGGCACACGCAACCGCACCGACCAGGCAGGACGACACGGCTCGCGCCAGGCTGGAAGAACTGCGGCAGCGGCACCGCGAAGGCCCCTGA
- the araA gene encoding L-arabinose isomerase produces MTAPEIPSAGQEIWFLTGSQGLYGEETLNQVAHQARMIAERLDAAEPIPLRIVWKPVLTDADSIRRLCQEASASDSCVGVIVWMHTFSPAKMWIAGLSALDRPVLHLHTQYNLSLPWSSIDMDFMNLNQAAHGDREFAHIESRLGIDRKIVAGHATDPRVIRRLAAWTRAAAGRQAARTLRLARFGDNMRDVAVTEGDKVEAQMRFGFSVNTYAVNDLVAVVDAVEDKAAAELAAEYVESYDVVPSLHPGGIRHDSLLYAARQELGLRTFLTEGGFTAFTTNFEDLGGLRQLPGLAVQRLMADGYGFGGEGDWKTSALLRTMKVMGQGQSGGTTFMEDYTYHLGPGVPRILGAHMLEVCPSVAAARPRCEIHPLSIGGREDPVRLVFDAAEGPAVVVGLCDLGDRFRLTANAVDVVGPSEPLPHLPVARAVWKPRPSLAESAESWLLAGAPHHTVLSSAVDVETLTDYAAMTGVELLTIDEHTSTDQFAKELRWNAAYHRLAQAL; encoded by the coding sequence ATGACCGCTCCCGAAATACCGTCCGCCGGCCAGGAGATCTGGTTTCTCACCGGCAGCCAGGGCCTGTACGGCGAGGAGACCCTGAACCAGGTCGCCCACCAGGCACGGATGATCGCCGAACGACTCGACGCGGCCGAGCCGATCCCCCTGCGGATCGTGTGGAAACCGGTGCTCACCGACGCCGACTCGATCCGGCGGCTGTGCCAGGAGGCCTCCGCCTCCGACAGCTGCGTGGGGGTGATCGTGTGGATGCACACCTTCTCCCCGGCGAAGATGTGGATCGCGGGCCTGAGCGCGCTGGACCGCCCCGTGCTGCACCTGCACACCCAGTACAACCTGTCGCTGCCCTGGTCGAGCATCGACATGGACTTCATGAACCTCAACCAGGCCGCCCACGGCGACCGCGAGTTCGCCCACATCGAGTCCCGGCTCGGCATCGACCGCAAGATCGTCGCCGGACACGCGACCGACCCCCGCGTGATCCGGCGGCTCGCCGCCTGGACGAGAGCCGCCGCGGGCCGCCAGGCGGCGCGCACCCTGCGCCTGGCACGCTTCGGCGACAACATGCGCGACGTCGCCGTCACCGAAGGCGACAAGGTCGAAGCGCAGATGCGGTTCGGGTTCTCCGTGAACACCTACGCCGTCAACGACCTGGTCGCCGTCGTCGACGCCGTCGAGGACAAGGCGGCCGCCGAACTCGCCGCCGAATACGTCGAGTCCTACGACGTCGTGCCCTCCCTGCACCCCGGCGGTATCCGCCACGACTCGCTCCTGTACGCCGCCCGCCAGGAACTGGGCCTGCGCACCTTTCTCACCGAGGGCGGCTTCACCGCCTTCACCACCAACTTCGAGGACCTCGGCGGGCTGCGCCAGCTGCCCGGCCTGGCCGTCCAGCGCCTGATGGCCGACGGCTACGGCTTCGGCGGCGAAGGCGACTGGAAGACCTCCGCGCTGCTGCGCACGATGAAGGTCATGGGCCAGGGTCAGTCCGGCGGCACCACCTTCATGGAGGACTACACCTACCACCTCGGCCCGGGCGTCCCGCGCATCCTCGGCGCGCACATGCTGGAGGTCTGCCCCTCGGTGGCCGCCGCCCGCCCCCGCTGCGAGATCCACCCGCTGTCGATCGGTGGCCGCGAGGACCCGGTCCGCCTGGTCTTCGACGCGGCCGAGGGCCCCGCCGTGGTCGTCGGCCTCTGTGACCTCGGTGACCGCTTCCGGCTGACCGCCAACGCCGTCGACGTCGTCGGCCCCAGCGAGCCCCTGCCCCACCTGCCCGTCGCCCGGGCGGTGTGGAAGCCGCGCCCCTCACTCGCGGAGTCCGCGGAGAGCTGGCTGCTGGCCGGCGCCCCACACCACACCGTGCTCAGCTCGGCCGTCGACGTCGAGACGCTCACCGACTACGCCGCCATGACCGGCGTCGAACTGCTCACCATCGACGAGCACACCAGCACCGACCAGTTCGCCAAGGAGCTCCGCTGGAACGCCGCGTACCACCGTCTCGCACAGGCTCTGTGA
- a CDS encoding substrate-binding domain-containing protein produces MLRTRRSRTLATATAVLLSLAAAGCSKSAGGSDASSSAGTKAAAPVALAGSVTFNQANLAKLDAALKSALAGKDLSKVDIAMVVNVAADYWKAGQVGFLKGCSDLGIAKSKCTYFAPPGGKLTEQNSELETLRSQGVTGYSISAIDPTSAAGTIHTDVQKGIGVLAIDSPLPGTDAASLYLGTPNYTAGFQAGTAMKQVLGGKGKVAILVGSLTASNATQRIAGFEAALKGTKITVAQKVNDNLQASTATSDAETILANNPDVNGLYGVYSYDGPALAQAVTSAGKTASVHIVSDDSDAQTLKFIKSGVISGTVVQMPYQQGYTGAYILAAEKVLGKDKTMALVKPYLEKDGSTLSSGVGLVTKSDLSAYQSLESQLGIG; encoded by the coding sequence ATGCTCCGCACCAGAAGGTCCCGCACCCTCGCCACCGCGACCGCCGTGCTCCTCTCGCTCGCCGCCGCAGGCTGCTCCAAGAGCGCGGGCGGCTCCGACGCGTCCAGCTCGGCCGGTACCAAGGCCGCCGCGCCGGTCGCGCTGGCCGGCTCGGTCACCTTCAACCAGGCGAACCTCGCCAAGCTCGACGCGGCGCTGAAGTCCGCGCTGGCCGGCAAGGACCTGTCCAAGGTCGACATCGCGATGGTCGTGAACGTGGCCGCCGACTACTGGAAGGCCGGTCAGGTCGGCTTCCTCAAGGGCTGCTCCGACCTCGGCATCGCGAAGAGCAAGTGCACCTACTTCGCCCCGCCCGGCGGCAAGCTGACCGAGCAGAACTCGGAGCTGGAGACCCTGCGTTCGCAGGGCGTCACCGGCTACTCGATCTCGGCGATCGACCCGACCTCGGCCGCGGGGACCATCCACACCGACGTCCAGAAGGGCATCGGCGTCCTGGCGATCGACTCCCCGCTGCCGGGCACCGACGCCGCCTCGCTCTACCTGGGCACCCCGAACTACACCGCCGGCTTCCAGGCGGGCACCGCGATGAAGCAGGTGCTCGGCGGCAAGGGCAAGGTGGCCATCCTGGTCGGTTCCCTCACCGCGTCCAACGCCACCCAGCGGATCGCCGGCTTCGAGGCCGCGCTCAAGGGCACCAAGATCACGGTCGCCCAGAAGGTCAACGACAACCTCCAGGCCAGTACGGCGACTTCGGACGCGGAGACCATCCTCGCCAACAACCCGGACGTCAACGGCCTGTACGGCGTCTACTCCTACGACGGTCCCGCGCTGGCGCAGGCGGTCACCTCGGCGGGCAAGACGGCCTCCGTGCACATCGTCTCCGACGACTCCGACGCCCAGACGCTGAAGTTCATCAAGTCCGGCGTGATCTCCGGGACCGTCGTGCAGATGCCGTACCAGCAGGGCTACACCGGGGCGTACATCCTGGCCGCGGAGAAGGTGCTGGGCAAGGACAAGACGATGGCGCTCGTCAAGCCGTACCTGGAGAAGGACGGTTCGACGCTGAGCTCCGGCGTGGGCCTGGTCACCAAGTCCGACCTGAGCGCGTACCAGTCCCTCGAGTCGCAGCTCGGGATCGGCTGA